In a genomic window of Planctomycetia bacterium:
- a CDS encoding glycosyltransferase family 2 protein, which translates to MRVKVLVVVVNYRTPALTIDCLASLAGVDGLPADSRVVVTDNASGDDSTTRIQAAIDEHGWSKWAALKPLPRNGGFAYGNNEAIRPALLARDRPEFVLLLNSDTRVHAGAIRSLVEFLENHPAAAMVGSRLEDPDGTAQFSTFRFPSLWSELDESLRIGPVHRLLQRFVTLVPTPEKAARVDWVAGASLLIRREVFDTIGLLDDGYFLYYEETDFCLRAARAGFSCWYEPKSRVMHLIGQSTGVTVRGQALPRRPRYWFDSRRRYFLRNHGAPFTALLDAVWALTYPFGRLQLSLRRKKVFDPRRLWLDYVANSVF; encoded by the coding sequence ATTCGCGTGAAGGTTCTCGTCGTCGTCGTCAACTACCGGACTCCCGCCCTCACGATCGATTGCCTCGCATCGCTCGCCGGGGTCGATGGCTTGCCGGCCGATTCGCGCGTCGTCGTCACCGACAACGCTTCGGGCGACGACTCGACGACGCGCATACAAGCCGCGATCGACGAGCATGGCTGGAGCAAGTGGGCCGCGCTCAAGCCTCTGCCCCGCAACGGCGGCTTCGCTTACGGCAACAACGAAGCGATTCGGCCGGCGCTGCTCGCCCGTGATCGACCCGAGTTCGTGTTGTTGCTCAACTCCGACACGCGCGTCCACGCCGGCGCGATCCGGTCGCTCGTCGAGTTTTTGGAGAATCATCCTGCGGCGGCGATGGTCGGCAGCCGGTTGGAAGACCCCGACGGCACCGCGCAGTTTTCGACGTTCCGCTTCCCATCGCTCTGGAGCGAGCTGGATGAATCGCTGCGGATCGGTCCCGTGCATCGGCTGTTGCAACGCTTCGTCACGCTGGTGCCGACGCCCGAGAAAGCGGCGCGCGTCGATTGGGTCGCCGGGGCAAGCTTGCTCATTCGCCGCGAGGTGTTCGACACGATCGGCCTGCTCGACGACGGCTACTTTCTCTACTACGAAGAAACCGATTTCTGTCTTCGCGCCGCGCGCGCCGGCTTCTCTTGCTGGTACGAACCGAAGAGCCGCGTGATGCACCTCATCGGGCAATCGACGGGGGTCACGGTACGGGGGCAGGCGCTGCCGCGTCGACCGCGCTACTGGTTCGATTCGCGGCGCCGGTATTTCCTGCGCAACCACGGAGCGCCGTTCACGGCGCTGCTCGACGCCGTCTGGGCGCTGACGTATCCCTTCGGCCGATTGCAACTCAGCCTGCGCCGCAAAAAGGTTTTCGATCCTCGCCGCTTGTGGCTCGACTACGTGGCGAACAGCGTGTTTAT